One Candidatus Paceibacterota bacterium genomic window carries:
- a CDS encoding SMC-Scp complex subunit ScpB: MNIEQKIEAILFWKEEPMSRKKLAEILKVEQLEINEAVGKLKENLKERGIALIENENEIMLGTAPELSGIIEDLQKEELNKELSKASLETLSIILYKNGVSRAEIDYIRGVNSSFTLRALSVRGLVDKTTDAKDSRKYIYKPSFELLSFMGVKSVEELPDYNEVSNSISVAAKSLDLPAMPEA; the protein is encoded by the coding sequence ATGAACATAGAACAAAAAATTGAAGCGATATTATTTTGGAAAGAAGAACCAATGTCTCGCAAGAAACTTGCTGAAATTTTAAAAGTGGAACAGTTAGAAATAAATGAAGCTGTAGGAAAATTGAAAGAAAATTTGAAAGAAAGAGGAATAGCGCTGATCGAAAATGAAAATGAAATAATGCTCGGCACTGCGCCAGAATTGAGCGGGATTATTGAAGATTTGCAAAAAGAGGAACTCAATAAAGAACTTTCCAAAGCTAGCCTGGAAACTCTCTCTATTATTCTTTATAAAAATGGCGTGAGTAGGGCAGAGATCGATTATATTAGAGGCGTAAATTCTAGTTTTACTTTAAGAGCCTTGTCTGTTCGCGGATTGGTGGATAAAACGACGGATGCAAAAGACAGTAGAAAATATATTTACAAACCTAGCTTTGAATTATTATCTTTTATGGGAGTAAAATCCGTAGAAGAATTACCAGATTATAATGAAGTTAGTAATTCCATCAGTGTTGCGGCAAAATCTTTAGACCTGCCCGCAATGCCTGAAGCATAG
- a CDS encoding segregation/condensation protein A translates to METQTDNSAFQIKTNSFEGPFGLLLSLIEKRKLHINDVSLSAVTEDFLNFMNKLGGLHYSEISSFVSVAASLLLIKSKSLLPNLDLTNEEEGDIKNLEERLRLYELFTKLGGNIKNNFGQKIIFAPLERKNNVLVFLPDDRITKDSMMIFARNAVGAMPQKVFLPKVEVQKVISLEEMIDKLTERIKSSLKMNFKDFSGGGKQASREEKIVVIVGFLAMLELIRNGILDAIQETEGGDIIMTKQEKIMQEISETAS, encoded by the coding sequence ATGGAAACACAGACAGATAATTCTGCTTTTCAAATAAAAACTAATAGCTTTGAAGGGCCGTTTGGCTTGCTTTTGAGCTTGATCGAAAAGCGAAAGCTTCATATTAATGATGTATCCCTTTCCGCGGTGACTGAAGATTTCTTGAATTTCATGAATAAATTGGGAGGTTTGCATTATTCTGAAATTTCGAGTTTTGTCTCAGTAGCGGCTTCTTTGCTTTTAATCAAATCTAAATCCTTATTGCCAAACCTAGATCTGACAAACGAAGAAGAAGGAGATATTAAAAATTTAGAAGAAAGGCTGCGCCTTTACGAACTTTTCACCAAGCTAGGAGGAAATATAAAAAATAATTTTGGTCAAAAAATAATTTTTGCTCCGCTTGAAAGGAAGAATAATGTTTTAGTATTTTTACCGGATGATAGAATTACTAAGGACTCCATGATGATTTTCGCCCGGAATGCGGTAGGCGCTATGCCTCAAAAAGTATTTCTGCCGAAAGTAGAAGTGCAAAAGGTCATAAGCCTCGAGGAAATGATAGATAAATTGACAGAAAGAATTAAAAGTTCTCTTAAGATGAATTTTAAGGATTTTAGCGGAGGAGGAAAGCAGGCATCAAGAGAAGAAAAGATAGTTGTGATTGTTGGTTTTTTGGCTATGCTGGAGCTTATCAGAAACGGAATACTTGATGCAATCCAAGAAACTGAAGGAGGAGATATTATAATGACTAAGCAAGAAAAAATTATGCAAGAAATTTCTGAAACTGCATCTTAA
- a CDS encoding leucyl aminopeptidase family protein: MKITFKDNAKDIKGEVLFVSIDPKNKDEIVRDMPAGKAGNGVKTLYLKCEEKEKMNLRKLFLLVRKMVALAKSTKVEKIAFNFNDFKTCARQDLAQISDLELGEIIGTQLDFANYEFNEYKKPPKEGFNTIKEIIIFGTNKETQKAILKGNIIAEEVNKTRTLSNTPGGDMTPQILAQKAKEAVKNLPVKVTVLGEKEMEKQNMRAILSVGRGSDEESKFIIMEYKGGKKEEKPIVLVGKGVTFDAGGINLKPSSSLLGMNMDMSGGAAVIHTIALAAKMKLKKNVVGLTPSVENMTSGKSYRPGDVVRSMSGQTIEILNTDAEGRVILADALSYAGKYNGEVIIDVATLTGAAAVALGERASAIFSNNDALVKNLEEIAEKTGDYIWRLPMWEEYENEIKGSIGDLTNVHNKDSRYGGAIYGAIFLYQFVKNTKEEEKTPKWAHLDIAPRMTSTAGESLAAGALGTPVRLLYKFIEGYGSR; this comes from the coding sequence ATGAAAATAACTTTTAAGGACAATGCAAAAGACATAAAAGGTGAGGTGCTCTTTGTTTCTATTGACCCAAAAAATAAGGACGAAATTGTTAGGGACATGCCTGCCGGCAAGGCAGGAAATGGTGTAAAAACCCTCTATTTAAAATGCGAAGAAAAGGAAAAAATGAATTTGCGGAAGCTCTTTTTGCTTGTGCGCAAGATGGTTGCTTTGGCGAAAAGTACAAAAGTAGAAAAAATAGCTTTTAATTTTAATGATTTCAAAACTTGTGCGAGGCAAGACCTCGCACAGATTTCAGATTTAGAGTTGGGAGAAATAATCGGTACTCAGCTTGATTTCGCCAATTATGAATTTAATGAATATAAAAAACCGCCCAAGGAAGGATTTAATACTATTAAAGAGATTATTATTTTTGGAACAAACAAAGAAACTCAAAAAGCAATTTTAAAAGGAAATATTATTGCCGAAGAGGTAAATAAAACTAGAACGTTATCAAATACTCCAGGAGGAGACATGACTCCGCAAATTCTGGCTCAAAAGGCAAAAGAAGCGGTGAAGAATCTGCCAGTAAAAGTGACAGTCCTAGGAGAGAAAGAAATGGAGAAACAAAACATGAGAGCGATTCTTTCTGTCGGACGAGGATCAGACGAAGAATCAAAATTTATTATTATGGAATATAAGGGTGGCAAAAAAGAAGAGAAACCCATTGTGCTTGTCGGTAAAGGGGTAACTTTTGATGCTGGGGGAATAAATCTAAAACCTTCTTCTTCGCTTCTCGGAATGAATATGGATATGTCAGGCGGTGCGGCAGTGATACATACGATAGCTCTTGCTGCAAAAATGAAATTAAAAAAGAATGTAGTCGGGCTTACTCCTTCTGTGGAAAATATGACATCAGGAAAAAGTTATCGACCTGGAGACGTGGTTCGCTCTATGTCAGGGCAAACGATTGAAATATTAAATACTGATGCAGAAGGTAGGGTAATTTTAGCAGATGCACTTTCTTATGCAGGAAAATATAATGGAGAGGTAATAATAGATGTTGCCACTTTGACTGGAGCTGCGGCGGTGGCGCTCGGAGAGAGGGCTTCAGCTATTTTTTCTAATAATGATGCATTGGTGAAAAACCTTGAGGAAATAGCAGAAAAAACTGGAGATTATATTTGGCGTTTGCCAATGTGGGAGGAATATGAAAATGAGATAAAAGGATCTATAGGGGATCTTACAAATGTTCACAATAAGGATTCTCGTTACGGCGGAGCGATTTATGGAGCAATTTTTTTGTATCAATTTGTAAAAAATACAAAAGAAGAGGAAAAAACTCCGAAGTGGGCGCATTTGGATATAGCTCCGAGAATGACATCAACTGCGGGAGAGAGTTTGGCTGCTGGGGCTCTCGGTACGCCCGTGAGACTTTTATACAAATTTATCGAAGGATATGGATCCCGTTAG